The following DNA comes from Methylophilus sp. 5.
CAGGTGAGACTTTAATGCCACGCGGCCTGTCGCCGTACTCGTGTGTAGAGACGGTTTTGATCAACTCGCCAGTCTCAATGTTATGCACCGTTACCGTATTGTCCGCTTCGTTAGTAATCACCAGTTGCTTGCCGTCGGCCGAAAACTCCACCCCTTCGGTTTCTGGGCCGCCAGTGATTTCACGAATCTTTTCACCTTTGGTTAAATCCACCACCGCGATTTTGGCCGGGATTTTTTCATCGTCATCATCATCGTCTTCTTCGTGCTTTTCACCCGGTTTAGGCGGCGGCCCGGCTTTGGCGCTAGGCTCAGACGAAACAAATGCAAAATTACCGCTCACACGTACAAACTCAGGGTTTTTACCAACCTCAATCTGTTTAACCACTTCGCCCGTGGCGGTATCAATCACAGAAATACTGCCATTTTCACGCGTGGCAACCACCAGCTGTTTACCATCGTCGGTCACAGCCAGGCCGCGCGGACCGTTTGCTTTGACATCGAACTGCCTGGTGACCTGCATGGTCGCCAGATCAATCACATTCACGCCTGCATCTTGCGTGGAAACGTAAGCTACAGCCGCAGAAGCTGCCTCGGCGGCTGGCGCTGCAGCTTCTGCCGCAGGCTCTTCCTGTTTGTTACAGGCCGCCACACTGGCAACCAATGCCAGCAACAGCAAGCTCATGCGCGTATGACGCGCCAATGATGAATTCAACATTTGCATTTATCTCCTGATTTTTTTATTAAAGCTTGACGATTCCAGCAAGAATCATACTCACGGCTAAATCGTTGCTCACCAACACCTTACACCTCGCGGCTGCGATACTTGGCTGAAAATAACCACCAAAATGGCTATATAAAACCAACTAACCCAAAAACAAACGATAGGCCGGATTCTGGCTTTCATCCCAATAAGGATAGCCAAGTTGCTGCAAAAACTGCTCAAAGGCGGCCTTATCGTCGGGTGGCACCTGCATCCCTACCAGTACGCGGCCAAAATCGGCGCCATGATTACGGTAGTGAAACAAACTGATGTTCCAGTTGTGACCCATGGATTCGAGAAAGTTCATTAACGCACCTGGTTTCTCCGGGAACTCAAAGCGGTAAACCACCTCATGTTGCGCCTGTGGCGCATGCCCGCCCACCAAGTGGCGCAAATGTAACTTGGCCATTTCGTTGTCACTCAAATTCAATGTTGGCAAGCCAGCGGCACTCAGGCCACTGGCAATATCAGCCGCTTCAGCCGGGTTATGCACGGCCAGGCCCACAAAAATATGCGCCTGGCGGCTGTCCGCAAAACGGTAATTGAATTCAGTGATATTGCGATTACCCAACTGGCGACAAAATGCTTTAAAAGCGCCCGGCGCTTCAGGAATCGTCACCGCAAATACGGCCTCGCGGTGCTCACCCAACTCGGCCCGCTCAGCAATAAAACGCAGGCGGTCAAAGTTCATATTGGCGCCAGAGGCGACCGCAATCATGGTTTTGCCTTGCAACTGGTGTTTTTCACTGTAGGCTTTAAGCCCGGCTAACGCCAAGGCACCGGCAGGTTCAAGAATACTGCGCGTGTCTTCAAACACATCTTTAATCGCTGCGCACACTTCATCATTGTCGACCACAATCATGTCATCAACATATTGCTGCACCAGGGCAAAGGTATGCTCACCCACCTGCTTCACCGCAGCACCATCGGCAAACAGCCCAACTTGCTCCAGCATGACCCGCTGGCCAATTTTCAATGACTCGGTCATAGCTTCAGCATCTTGCGCTTCTACGCCAATGACTTTGATCTCTGGCCGCACCGCTTTGATATAGGCCGCAATACCCGCCAACAGGCCGCCACCGCCCACACAGCAGAAAATGGCTTCTATTGGCTCAGGATGATCCTGCACGATTTCGAGCGCGATTGTACCCTGACCGGCAATCACATCCGGGTCATCATACGGGTGTACGAAGGTGAGGCCTTCGGTCTTCTCAACCTCCAGCGCATGCGCATAGGCATCCGAATAGCTGTCACCAAATAACACTACTTCAGCCCCACGCGCACGCACGGCGTTCACTTTAATGGCTGGCGTGGTGGTCGGCATCACAATCACCGCGCGGCAGCCCATCTTTTGGGCGCTGAGCGCGACGCCTTGTGCATGATTACCGGCGCTGGCGCAAATCACGCCGCGCGCCAATGCATCGGGCGGCAAATGGGCCATCTTGTTGTAAGCGCCACGCAGCTTAAATGAGAAGACTGGCTGCATATCTTCGCGCTTTAAGAGCACCCGATTTTTAGCGCGGGCAGACAGATTAGGCATCTCATCGAGCGGTGTGTGCCTGGCCACGGCATAGACTTGAGAGTGTTCGATTTTTTCGCGGTAATTGATGGTCATGAAATACGTTAAGATTTTAAAACCGCAGGGTTGCAGTGTATGATAGAGAATTGTTTGTATTATAAAGAATTAATCAAGGATTGAAGCAAATGGCATTGGATAAAGCACAACAAGATGCACTAAAACTCGAAGTGGCAAAAGCCGCAGTGACGTATGTAAAAGACGGTATTATCGGCGTGGGCACCGGCTCTACTGCCAACTTTTTTATCGACGAACTGGCTAAAGTAAAACACAAAATCACCGGTGCGGTTGCCAGCTCTGAAGCCACCGCGCAGCGCCTGCGTGGTCACGGCATTGAGGTGTTTGATTTGAACAGTGTCGACAGCCTGGATATTTATGTCGACGGTGCCGATGAAATCACCGAACACATGCACATGCTCAAAGGCGGCGGCGGCGCATTGACCCGTGAAAAAATCGTCGCAGCAGTGGCTAAATCATTTATCTGTATCTGTGATGAAAGCAAATTCGTGCCAGTGTTAGGCAAGTTTCCGCTGCCAGTAGAAGTGTTGCCAATGGCACGCAGCCATGTGGCGCGCGAATTGGTAAAACTGGGCGGCCAGCCACAGCTGCGTGATTTCACCACCGATAACGGCAACCTGATCCTGGACGTGCACGGCTTGACCATTAGCGACCCGGTTGCACTGGAAGCCAAAATCAACGCCATCGTTGGCGTGGTCACCAATGGCCTGTTTGCCGCACGCGCCGCGAATGTGCTGCTGCTGGCCACCCCTAACGGTGTCAAGACACTGACGAAGTAGTTGCGAAATTATCATGAAGTTGTCATATTGTGCTGGTAACCTGCATCGGCACAATAATTAGGAAAATTTGTCATGCAATTTGAACATACCTCTAAGCAATACGATGTAGAACTGGAATCGGTACGCGCCAAGGTTCTGGAAATGGGGGGGCTGGTTGAGCAGCAGATTGTCAATGCGCTGGAGGCACTGACCAGTGCCGACGTCAACCTGGCCAAAGATGTGATGGAGCGTGACACCCGCGTCAACGCACTTGAAGTACAAGTCGACGAAGATTGCAGCCATATCATCGCCCGCAGACAACCTGCCGCCCGTGATTTGCGCATGATCATGATGATGGTTAAAACCATCACCGACCTTGAGCGTATTGGTGATGAGGCCACCAAAATTGCCCGTACGGCCCAGCGCATTTACGAACAAGACCGCATGTACAAACCGCGATTTAACGAGATTAAATCCATGGTCGGCATTGTGCGCGAAATGCTGCGCACGTCACTCGATTCGTTTGCGCGCCTGGATGTCAGCCAAACCGTAGAAGTGGCCAAACAAGACGAGCAAGTTGACGAGCAGTTCCGTGCGGCTATGCGTCAGCTGATTACCTTTATGCTGGAAGACCCACGCACCATCTCCATGTCACTGGAAGTGCTGTTTGTGGCCAAAGCGATTGAGCGTATTGGCGATCACGCTAAAAACATCTCTGAATATGTCGTCTACATGGTGAAAGGCAAAGATGTGCGCCACACCAGCCTGGAAGATATTCAGCGCGAAACGCAATCTTAAGATGTGTCACACAACAAAAAAGCACTCTCAGGAGTGCTTTTTTAATGCTGGCCCTCAATTACGCGCTGGGTGGCACGTAACCGCTGGCAGTATCAGCGCCATCGCCAAAAAAGTACTTTTCAGTTTGCTCGGCCAAATATTTTCTAGCGCTGGCATCTGCCAGGCTCAACCGATTTTCGTTGACCAGCATGGTTTGTTGCTTCAACCAGCCCGCCCAAGCCTCTTTGGACACGTGCATATAAATCTTTTTGCCCAACTCACCGGGATAAGGCGGAAAATCCATGCCATCAAGTTCTTTGCCCAGTTTCACACATTGCACCAATCTTGCCATGTTCGTTCCTCACTACACTGCTAAAAGCGCTATCATAGCGCATGTTAAAATCTGATGTCGCAATTTAGAGATAATCCATGCAAAACAATCAACCACCCAGCCACCAGGAAAGTCCGTTTAAAGGCAAAACCGGTGTTCGTCGCTTAATCAATGCCTTTGGCTACTCTATGGACGGCTTTAAAGCGGCCTATCAGCATGAGGATGCCTTCCGCCAGGAGGTCTGGCTCTCGCTGGTACTGATTCCACTGGCTTTTTATCTCGAAGCCGAAGCCTTGCACCGCATATTGATGGTCGGCAGCGTGCTGCTGGTGATGATCGTCGAATTGTTAAACTCGGCCGTAGAAGCGGTAGTTGACCGCGTGTCTATTGAACGCCATGCCCTGGCCAAACGTGCCAAAGATATTGGCAGCGCTGCAGTATTATTGGCGCTAATTAATCTAGCCGTCGTTTGGGGATTGATTTTGCTTGGCTAAGCCCAAGCGCAGGTAATTAAAAAAGGTTGGCTATGCCAACCTTTTTTAATTGAGTACTCAACCCTTAAAAATCAGCCCTGGCACCAACCAGAATAGACCGCGCACCCGCAGGCGAAATATCTTTGAGAAAAGACGCGTGCTCGCGGATCTCGTCATTGAGCAGGTTATTGGCCTTGGCAAACAGCTCTACGTGATACTTCACCGGCAGCTTGAACGCAACTAATGCGCTCAGGTTGGTATAGCCATCGGTTTTCAACTCATTTTGCGCAACATCGTTTTGCTTGAACGCGTGCAACACATCCATCCGCGCGTTCCAGTTACCCAGATGGTAGTCCAGGCCGCCGCCTAAACGCAATGGCGAGATACGCGGTAGATATTCATTGTTTCGCGTATCTTTGGCATGTACATAGTCACCGCGTAATTTAAGCGCCCACTCATCATTCAAGGCAAACTTACCCTCTAGCTCAAGACCTTTAAACAGCGCGGGGACGGCCCTAAACTCGGCTTCTGGCAATAAGTCCCCCCCCACCAGCACGTCATTGCCGGTATTAAACAAACCAATAAAGTTTTGAAACTTGGTTGCATAGGCGCCCAAGGTCACACTGTGGCCGCCCGACTTCCATTTTAGTTGCGCATCAATGCCATTAGAGCGTTCTTTTTTGAGCTGGGTGCTACCCACCTCAAATTGACCAGTCGCGATATGCGCGCCGTTGGCATATAACTCAAAATAACTCGGCGCGCGTTCATTGTGGGAGAGATTAAACGTAGTGCTCCAGCGATCATTGATTGCGTATAAGCCACCTAAGGCAAAGCTGCTCGGATTAAAGCGCTTGTTTTGTCCGGCACCAAACGTGGCATTGTCTGCCGAATTGACGGCGGTTTCACCTGTGCGTCCGCCAAACGTTATTTTGTGCTGTTGAATCGCATATTCTTCATATAAATACACAGACTGGTCTTGCGTCGTCACCCCAGGCACAAAAGCCTCTTCACCCAGCGCCTGAAAGCGCGTATTTTGAAATTGATACCCCAACACACCATTGATGCCGGCCACCGGCAGATGCGTTGCTTCCAGGCTACCCTGCACACCGCGGTTTTTAAAAGTGGTGCCGACGACACCATCTTCTAGCTCGACGTGTTGATAATCAGTGTGCGCCATACGCAATTTAAGTTTTTGGATAGGGCCTCGCAACTCACGCACTTCACCCGCCACTTCAAGGCGTTTATTTTGCATGTCTATGCGCACGTTTTCTTCAGCCACGGTGCCATAGTTATTATTAGAGTCGGCATAAGACACACCAAGGTAACCCGTGTCAAAGGTCCAGGCTGCACCTAAGGCACCGCCATTGGCCAACGCATCACTATTGACCAGCTTGCCCTTATTTTCGCGAGCGGTGCCATCGGCCCGGCTTTTACGCTTAGAGACAGCATAGCCAGGGATGTCCAGGTCACTGGTTTCGCGGCTGTAGACATCGGCATGCAATGCAAAAGTGCCGTTACCAACATCAACCACAGCTGCGCCGTTACGCGTGTTATCCGGCCCGCCAAAACGCGCCTCGGCACGGCCGGTATAGCCATTTAATGACTCTTTGGGAATACGGTGGTCAATCGCGTTGACCACGCCGCCCATCGCGCTGCCACCATATAGCAACGCTGCTGGCCCACGCACCACGTCAATTTGTTCAATAATCAGCGGGTCTATGCCAACAGCATGGTCAAAACTCAGTGAGGAGGCATCGAGCACGCCCACCCCGTTTTGCATAATGCGCACGCGCTCGCCATCCAAGCCACGGATAATCGGGCGCGAAGCATTGGGGCCAAACTGTGTCGCAGTCACACCAGGGATGCCGTTAAGCGTTTCACCCAGCGTTCCTTGCCGGCGCAGGCTTAACTCACGCCCGCTAATGACAGAGACCGGGACGACCATGTCATCGGAGGCGACCCCCAAAGGATTACCCGTCACTGGCACTTGGTCCAGATCTATCGTGGCCGCGTTATCGCCCGCAGTGGCGATCATCGGCGTGGTTAGGGCGGCCATCATTGCCAGCCATAGCGGTTTTTGACGCCAGGCATGTGGCGCCATGTGTTTGATCATATTCATTGCTTGTTCCAGACATGATAGAGACAGTGCTTGCATGCACTGCACTCAAAATAAATAAGCGCCAGACCAGGCAGCAAATGCCAGTCAGGACGCGAGATTAATTAATCAGGCTGAAATAATGAAGGGCGGGGCGCGTGCAGAATAAACCGCAATGCGATAGGTGTTCACCGCTATAACAGCGGTGGTAGGGATAGCAAAGCTGGTGAGTGGCGGCAAATGCCACTGTGGCGTTTGGGTGAGTGTACCGGCGGCATGCGCCAGGCTGACACATAATGCACAAGGCTCATTGCCCTGTTTTTTGTCAGGTTGCGACTGCTGTGTCAGCTCGTTGATATGGCTGATTTCGTGCGTGACAATGCCAGTTTGCGCAATGGCAAACAGCACCGACAGCAGAAAGTAGACATAAAAACGCTTTAACATATTGAATATATTAACATATATTTATGACAACTGAATGAACGACGCTGGTTACCGCAACAGTGCGCCAATCATCGCCTCAACAGCATCAGCGTTTTGCAACGGCACATAGCCGCCCTCCAGCAGCCAGACCATACGCCCTTGGGCATAAGTCTCGGCCAATTGCTTAAGACGCGTGGCGACCTCGCCATAGCCGCGATCAGAATATTGCAATGCGCCTAAACGATCCCCCGCGTGTGCATCCAGCCCGGCCGAGACCATGATTAACTGCGGCCGAAACTGGCGCATGGCAGGCACCAGCTGCTGGTCTAAGGCGCGTAAAAGAATGTGTTCATCACTGCTGGGAGGCACATCTACATTCATCGTATAGCCAGTGCCAGCGCCCACCCCTTTCTCTGAGGCACGACCACTCCCGGGATACAAGGGATGCTGATGGGCACTAAAATAAAAGACGCTGTTATCGGCCTCAAAAATCGCCTGCGTGCCATTGCCATGATGCACGTCGATATCAACAATTAAAATACGTTGAATCGCATAATGCTGCTGCGCATAGCGTGCAGCGACAGCGATATGATTGGTCAGGCAAAACCCCATGCCGCGCTCACGCGTCGCATGATGTCCAGGTGGGCGCACTAGTGCAAAGGCTACAGGGGACTGCTGGTGCATAACAGCATCCACCCCCGCCATGCCTGCGCCAGACGCCAGCATGGCCACCGCCACCGAATGCGCAGATATTACGGTGTCACCCGTGCTGAGTAGCCGGTGCTCGCCAGGCTTAACGCCTGCCTGTTCCGCATCGAGCAACTCGACATAAGCTGGACTGTGTACGCGGAGTAAATCGGCGCGCGTTGCAGCAGAAAATGTGGGCCAGCGTAACCATGGCTTTAATGATGCACTATGCTGTAATCGCTCAACAATCGCACTGACGCGCTGCGCCTGCTCCGGGTGGTCTGGCCCGGTGTCGTGCAACTCAAAACGAGCGTCATACAATATGGTGATCGCGGCCTGATCAGGCCTATCATCAGCTTCATGAGCAGCCGCATCAGGCATGCAAGACGGCACAATGCTCAGCAAAAGAAGGGGAACAGTTAGCCGCATGGACGGTTGCCAAAGAGGTGTATTCGTCAAATTGTAGAAACTTACCCGGCCGATGGCAAGCAAGCCAGCGCTTGAAGTATGCGCTTATAGATTAACAACGCGTTTAGGCGCAATACGGCCATCACGCTGTTGTACGCCGAGGCCCAAAAATAGGCCAGCCTCACTATAAATGCGCAGCTCACCTGCTGGAATAGTGCCAGACACCCACACCGGATTGCCCTGCTTGAAATAATAAGCGGCGTCTTCTTGCAGCAATATTTTTGGTAAGACGGTAATCGCCGTATCTACCGGCAGCAACAGCGCATCACGCTGCTCAGCGGTCATCTGTTCCAATGCCTCAATCGTCACCGTATGTGCCAATTGATAAGTGGCCGTCGCCGTGCGGCGCAACGCCGTTAAATGGCCGCCTGCCTGCAAAACGTTACCGATATCCTCACCCAAGGTGCGAATATAAGTGCCTTTGCTACAACACACTTCAATCTCAGCACTATTGTCGACGCAACTAAGTACACGCAACGCATGAATGGTCACCTGGCGTGGCGCACGCACCAACTCAACGCCATCGCGTGCATACTCATACAAAGGTTTGCCGTTCACTTTGAGTGCCGAATACATAGGCGGCACTTGTGTAATCAGGCCCATAAACTGTGGCAACACTGCTTCAATGTCTGCACGGGTGATATGGCAATCGACCTGGCTGACCACCTCCCCCTCTTTATCGCCGGTGGTGGTGCTCACGCCAAACTTGACGGTAGCAACATAGGTTTTATTTTCATCAGTTAAATACTGGGCAAACTTGGTTGCCTCACCGAGGCAAATCGGCAACACGCCGGTTGCCAGAGGATCCAAGGTGCCGGTATGGCCTGCTTTTTGGGCCTGGTATAACCATTTAACCTTTTGCAAGGCCTGGTTAGAAGAAAAGCCAAACGGCTTGTCGAGCAGCAACACGCCGTTAACGGCGCGTTTAATGCGTTTGGTTTGCATAGCGCTTATTCTTGCGGAGGGGTGTCGGACAATGCTTGATGGATGAGCTTGTCCATGTGCATGCCGCGGTCTATGGATTCGTCATAGACAAAATGTAATTGCGGCATGGTACGTAGCATCATGCGCTTGCCCAACTGTGAGCGTAAAAAGCCTGCGGCTTTTTCCAGACCGGCCTGCAAGCCTTTGCTGTTTTTTGCAGCGGTGTAAAAGACTTTGGCATGCGCCATGTCACCAGTCACCTCAACCCCGGTCAAGGTGACCATGTGTACACGCGGATCTTTGACCTCAAACATGAGCAAATCCGCCAGTTCACGGCGCATTTGCTCTGAGACACGGTCAGTTCTTGAAAATGCTTTAGCCATTACAGCGTTCTAGCCACTTCAACGACTTCGTAGACTTCAAGAATATCGCCCACTTCGATCTCGTTGTAGTTTTTGAGTGACAAACCACATTCAAAGTTGTTTTTCACTTCTTTAACGTCATCTTTAAAGCGCTTCAGAGAGTCCAGCTCACCGGTATGAATAATCACATTGTTACGCAATACGCGCACTTTGGAGTTACGTTTAACCGAACCATCTTGCACATAACAACCTGCCACTGCACCCACTTTGGAGATGCGGTATACCTCGCGGATTTCTACCGTACCAATCATTTGCTCTTTTTGCTCTGGTGCCAACATGCCACCCAATGCCGCTTTGATCTCATCGACCGCTTCATAAATGATGTTGTAGTAGCGCAGGTCTACATCCAGATTTTCAACCAGCTTGCGGGCACCAGCATCGGCACGCACGTTAAAGCCAATCAACACCGCTTTAGAGGCCGCTGCCAGGTTGACGTCAGACTCACTGATTGCACCCACCGCCGTGTGGATAATATTCACGCGCACTTCGCTGGTAGACAGTTTTTGCAAGCTGGTGGTCAAGGCTTCGAAAGAACCCTGAACATCTGACTTGATAATCAGGTTCAGCGTTTGTACTGCGCCCTCACCCATATTTTCAAAGATATTTTCCAGTTTGGCCGCATGCTGTTTAGCCAGTTTCACATCACGGAACTTGCCTTGACGGAACAATGCAATTTCACGTGCCTTGCGCTCATCATTTAAGACAATGGTTTCTTCACCAGCACTCGGTACATCAGATAAACCAAGCACCTCTACCGGAATAGAAGGACCTGCCTCTTTAATGTCGTTGCCGTTTTCATCCAACATGGCACGTACGCGACCATAAGCAGTCCCCGCCAGCAGCATATCGCCGCGGCGTAAGATGCCGGACTGTACCAACACGGTAGTCACTGGACCACGGCCTTTATCCAGGCGACCTTCGATCACCAGGCCTGTGGCCGGTGTATTTTGTGATGCCATCAGCTCAAGGACTTCAGCCTGCAGTAACACCGCCTCTAATAACTCATCAATGCCTTTACCTGTTTTAGCTGACACTTCACGGAACATGGCTTCACCACCATACTCCTCCGGCACCACTTCATGCGTAATCAGTTCACTTTTGACGCGCTCAGGTTGCGCTTCGGGTTTATCGACCTTGTTGATCGCCACCACGATAGGCACATTACCCGCTTTGGCGTGGTGAATCGCTTCAATCGTTTGCGGCATCACGCCGTCATCGGCGGACACCACCAAAATCACAATATCGGTGGCCTTGGCACCGCGAGCACGCATGGCAGTAAACGCCTCGTGGCCCGGAGTATCAAGGAATGTCACCATACCGCGCGGTGTTTCGACGTGGTAGGCACCAATGTGCTGCGTAATGCCGCCCGCTTCGCCAGAGGCGACACGGCTGCGACGAATGTAATCTAGCAATGAAGTTTTACCATGGTCAACGTGACCCATCACGGTCACCACCGGTGGACGCGCTTGCATCACAGCCTCAACGCTCTCGGTCTCTTCCAGGAAGCTTTCCGGGTCATTTGCAGCAGCAGCTTGTGCTTTATGGCCCATTTCTTCAACCAGAATGATCGCTGTATCCTGATCCAACACCTGGTTAATGGTCACCATCATGCCCATTTTCATCAACGCCTTAATCACTTCTGCCGCTTTAACTGACATTTTGTGTGCCAGATCAGCGACTGAAATCGTTTCAGGCACCATGATCTCTTTGATCATCGGCTCTGTTGGCGCATTGAATGCGTGCTGATCATCTTTGCTTGATTTATGATGCTTGCCTTTAGGGGTACGCCAGCCTTGGGCCGCACCACCTGGAGCATCACCGCGTGTTTTAATGCCGCGTTTTTTGTTTTCGTTGTCAGTCCAGTCACGGTTATCGGTCTTGGCTTTTTTGTCTTTTGCTTCTGGTTTATCTGTCGGTTTATTGGCAGGCTTATGCAACGTGCCCTCAGACAACTTAGTCGGGACTGGCTTGTTTTTCGCCGCTTCTGCTTCTGCCTGGCGTTTAGCCTCTTCTTCGGCGCGGCGCAACGTCAATGCCTGCTTACGCTGCACATCCTCAGCCTGCAGGGCAGACAGTTTGGCCGCACGCACCGCCTCATGCTCACGCAAGGCGATTTCCTGCGCAGACAGCACAGCTGCTTTTTTCGCGACTACAGGCACTTCGGCCACGGGTGCGGGCTCAGCAGCAGGCGCTTCAACTGGCTCAGGCTCCGGCTCTGGCAATATCTCAGGCAGCTCTTCCACCACAGGCACTTCGGCCACGACCTCTTCAATCACTTCTGGCAGCTCTTCCAACGCCTCTGGCAACACGCTTTCGGTCTCTTCGTAAGCCGCATCTACTGGTTGGTCATAGCCAATTTCCGGACGCTCCAGCACGCGTTTTTTGCGCACTTCCACTTGAATCGTACGCGCCTTACCTGAACTATCGAGCTTTTTGATCTCGGTATTTTGTTTGCGTGTCAGTGTGATTTTATTTTTGGGGGCGTTTGCCGCACCATGCTCTTTACGCAAGTAATCCAGCAAGGCAGCCTTGTCAC
Coding sequences within:
- the infB gene encoding translation initiation factor IF-2, whose protein sequence is MALSTVGQFAAELGLPTTLLIEQLKSAGVNKTSVDDFLEEGDKAALLDYLRKEHGAANAPKNKITLTRKQNTEIKKLDSSGKARTIQVEVRKKRVLERPEIGYDQPVDAAYEETESVLPEALEELPEVIEEVVAEVPVVEELPEILPEPEPEPVEAPAAEPAPVAEVPVVAKKAAVLSAQEIALREHEAVRAAKLSALQAEDVQRKQALTLRRAEEEAKRQAEAEAAKNKPVPTKLSEGTLHKPANKPTDKPEAKDKKAKTDNRDWTDNENKKRGIKTRGDAPGGAAQGWRTPKGKHHKSSKDDQHAFNAPTEPMIKEIMVPETISVADLAHKMSVKAAEVIKALMKMGMMVTINQVLDQDTAIILVEEMGHKAQAAAANDPESFLEETESVEAVMQARPPVVTVMGHVDHGKTSLLDYIRRSRVASGEAGGITQHIGAYHVETPRGMVTFLDTPGHEAFTAMRARGAKATDIVILVVSADDGVMPQTIEAIHHAKAGNVPIVVAINKVDKPEAQPERVKSELITHEVVPEEYGGEAMFREVSAKTGKGIDELLEAVLLQAEVLELMASQNTPATGLVIEGRLDKGRGPVTTVLVQSGILRRGDMLLAGTAYGRVRAMLDENGNDIKEAGPSIPVEVLGLSDVPSAGEETIVLNDERKAREIALFRQGKFRDVKLAKQHAAKLENIFENMGEGAVQTLNLIIKSDVQGSFEALTTSLQKLSTSEVRVNIIHTAVGAISESDVNLAAASKAVLIGFNVRADAGARKLVENLDVDLRYYNIIYEAVDEIKAALGGMLAPEQKEQMIGTVEIREVYRISKVGAVAGCYVQDGSVKRNSKVRVLRNNVIIHTGELDSLKRFKDDVKEVKNNFECGLSLKNYNEIEVGDILEVYEVVEVARTL